In Vicia villosa cultivar HV-30 ecotype Madison, WI unplaced genomic scaffold, Vvil1.0 ctg.001129F_1_1_2_unsc, whole genome shotgun sequence, the DNA window taatcattttataaaatataataatttatactaaaagtaaaattattttgtaaaataattatACAACATTATAGATATATTGTTTGGTTATTAGAATAATGAAGTATCATATCATATTGCCAATATCTTAAATAAAAACCCAAACCCATTTTACTAAATAAAAATTTGTTTGTTACTTAGGTATAATGGTGCCAATGAGATTTAAATCCACAACCACAGCATTATACTTTCTAAACAAACTCTCTCCAGGTAGTCCAATCCTAGAGTAGCTTATAAGAACTTATTTATTGTAAATTGTAAgtaaaattttgaaatatttatgttaaaaattcACCTGTCATCCTAACTAACATATCATCCAAAATACTATTTCTAAGATATCAATATGCCTAATTGCATCCAAAATGCTTTCTAAGATatcaaatgcaaaaaaaaaaaaaaaaaaaaaaaaccgacATCATACTGGACCAAGATTAATATTGTCATCCATGATCAAAATTGAGTCAAGAAAAAGTGCATACCCAATTTGTAATGTTGGCTCACACTCCAATTGTTGAAAGAGGCCATCACCCTGATTTTGACCTGGATGCCGACCATAGCCCATTTCTTCAACACATGCATTCATTTGGAGTTGGTTCAATTGATACCCTTCCAACTGCTAAAAAAACAAACAGAGTCACATCATATGACAATATCAGGTTTTCGGTCATGTATAtttagtgttatataattttacatCAATGGTGAGATGTTTATTTTACTTACCCTTTGTCTGAGAGACCTGTTAGCCTCGCTTAGCATATGTTCCTACACAAGCAACAATGACGGGTGAGAAATGCGAAATGCactggaagaagatgaatataCTGGAAAATGATAGCAAAATTTTGTTCTCATACCTTGCGTTGAAGATCTGAGAGCTGATCCAACATGAACTGGGTCTGTAAAGGAAACAAACTTACAAAATAAGATAACATATTCTATACTCTATTATAAATTAGAGTCAGTAACTTTTGTTTTCAATAAAGACTTCAAAGAATTAACCgaatgtaatattttcttttggaATGACGAATTTTAGTTATGTTGTAGTTATTGAAGAACTTCCAGCAATATGATTTCCATTCAGGCATCTTCCTGGGCTAGCACCAACCAAAAGTCTAAAGTAGGAATGACAACAACCACAACATACAATTGACAAACCATTAAAAGGAAGGAAGAATCGAGGTTTACACTCAAAAGTGTATACTCTTAGAGAAGCTCACCTTCAAACTAGAAGCTAACTCTAACTATAGTAGAATGACTTTGATTACCCACAGATTTCCAGCACTAGCCtcccaacaacaacaatcaaaccTTCTTCCACTAAGAGGGTCAGCTACATGGATcagtttccgccataatgttcgATCCAAGACCATgcttttatccaaattaaaaaacaaaatcatcTGCAGAATACAGGTGAGATGCTACCACATCTAACCGATCACTTAAAACCCTGAAATGGCCAAGCGATGCAGCTAGGCTCATTAGGCCATATAGGTCCAGTCCCTTGACCACTAGAAAAAAAAGGATCATGGCCAACAAATATCACTGCTTTAGACCCCTATAAATGTCTATTTATTCAGCGGGACAACCATTAATCAGAACTCATAAACTACCCAAAAATGCACATGCCCTTTACCAAGCTCTCCATCCAAAGCTTGGAGCTTGGTTGGTTGAGTGTTatcattttcctatatttttgGTATCCATACAATTTGGTTCAGACTTTAAGATTATGTTTTGCCATGGAATTTCATATAGTAATTGATATAAAAGTTCGAAAGTTGATGATTACCCTGGTTGATCTTATTTGCTTCAAGGATGAATCTAGCTGCCTTTCAAGCGATTCGAGCTCTTTGCTGCTCAGAGGGCCAAGGTCTTCTCCCATAAGGTTCCTAACAAGGTAACGGTTAAAAACATTATCAGTGACTCTGTATTGTACCAACCATATTTAGAGTTTAAAAGAAAGAATAGAGCATATATATAATCACTACCTTTGGGACCGTTGTAATGCTTCATAACGTGCCTTCAGCTTCAAATATTCCTGTTGGCTGCTTAACTCCTATATTCATGATTGCCGCATTTAGATAACAGATATAATAATTCATCAATTCTAAAGTTGATTTCTTGAATTCAACAACTTAGTAGATAAacataattttaactttttaaattatttaatttatataaagcATACTaactgaaaattaaaagaaaaaaattatcaaaattagtCAAGCTACAAGGATAATTTGCATTATAATCATGTAAGATATACGAGATTATTGAGTATTACCAATGCTTCCCGTGCAGACACATTAGCTTCAGGCGCACCATAGTTGCATTTCTGATACCTCTCTAGCGTTTTGAGCATGCTGCACAACATtggcaaaataaatatatttgtatAAATTACATAtcacattaataaaataaaaatatgtatataAACTTACATCctacaatattaaaataatttatatttttttgataaaaaacaaAAGTGATAGATAcaagaataataattaaaaaaatcaatattaataATTTCTTAATAcccattaatattaattttaaattatactcactcttttctgttttttgacaaaaaattataCCCACTCTTAAACCAAAGTTGTAAGAAAGAAAATTAGAAGAAAACAATGAAAACTGAAAGCTTAAATTAGTATGCATTGAtggtaaaccaaaaaaaaaaggatttttgGTCCAATCATTTTCATTTTACATTCAGTATAACATAGTTACAATTAATAAAGAAAGTAAAATAgtttaaataatagaaaaaattataataaaatataattacatTAAAAACTAATATCCTTTATACATAGAAAATTTAATTACATGATGGGaccaaaaattaataaaaaaaactttaataaacAGTATAAACTGAATGAAAAAAAGATCTTTTGAGAAATCATATTTAAGGGCTATAATCAACTTTAAATGACACAAAATTAGAGAATCATCAGTGAAAATATATCATTTTCCTCAAAAATGATCAGAGTCCCAAGAGATTTTACTATGACATCACATGTATATCCAAAATTGACccataaatgtaaaaaaaaaaaactcataatttACCTGATGAATCATGACGAGAGGCTATACCCTTATGCAGAAAATTAAAAACCATTGAGATATTGGTGTGTATATGGTTAGATTTAGACCATTTATGAGGGATGTCACTTCTTAATCCAGGAGAAAAATCATGTACCAGAAATTTTTTGTACAACCAGATCTAAAAGGATTAGGGTTTATCCAAAGGAAAATATGAGAAAACAAATCGTGAAGTGATTGAAAAGAAGATAGAGGTCATTCATGATATTATCCACTGAATTCTAGTTTAACATAAAGTCACTATCATGGAACGATCgattgaaagaaaaaataaatatgagtGTTGAATGTGGATCCAAGATAAGTCCAATGAAAAAAAGgggaatatatatataatataataatgaaatttgaaaagaaaaagttgaagaAGAAACCCTAGGTTTCAGAGAAGTAGGTTACAGTTTACATCGTTTAAGCGATTTTGAATTTCGAAACTGAAAAGCAAAGTAGCTAGTAAAActcaaaatggaagaaaaaattgATTCTCCCAACACTTAATTTACACCGAAAAGAGACCTGACTAGAGACTCAAAAATCGCTTTTACAAAACGCTTTTGAACCAGATCTGTTTGAAACGCTGGCGAAGCGAAAATATGGTAAACTCAGAGGCTCGGTTTAGACCTAAAAGAGGGAAAGAAAGAGAAAGTAACAATCCAAAAACAAAAATAGATTAATAGATTAATCGATTAATACAATACAATACAACagtgatatatttattttattgaatatttatttatttattttttattaggtttattGTGTTTCCAGTTGCAGATCTAACATCAATAAGATTGCAGAAACACTCAAACTTCTATAAACGCCGAGACATTCACAGAAACGGAAAAAACTCAAACAGTGAAAATTGAAAATCGACTTTTTCAATGTTTTCACAAActaatacaaataataataatatttatatattattaaaatttccTTTCAAGATctttgaaaagagaaaaaaagtttttaGGTTTCGATTGTTGCATATTTTGGTGAATACCTTGAACTGCTGCAAAACTCGTACAGTTTTCCTCTATTGGAGAAGATGATAAGCGCGACTTCAGCATCGCAAAGAACGGAAAGTTCATAAGCTTTTTTCAGAAGGCCGTTCCTGCGTTTAGCGAAGGTAACTTGTCTGTTGATTTTGTTTTCAATTCTCTTCAACTCCACTCTTCCTCTTCCCATTTTAACAACaaatttggaagaagaagaataaaactcttgaatattttttttgtgcTCTTGGTGTAATgagatttttatatttatatacagAGAAAAAGTGATGTTtataattttgagattatgaatGAAAAGTGAAATTGTAGGTGTTGTTATTCGTTAAGAATTTGAGGGAAACCATCTTTATGAAGCCCTAATGCAAATCTGTTTTGTTTTCTCTCTCTACCTGTCTTTTTCTGGCTGTGTTGTGGTTAACACACTGCTAACTCAATGACAATGACATGGCCAATGGAAATTTTAAGTTACTAAAATTTATAAGCCAGTGTTTGAGTTGTGAGTGGGTAAGAAAGTTTGCTGCTACACGTAAAGTTTTCTacctaattttaaaaattagagaAACTTTGGTATTATTTTTTTGGTGATATGATAATATGGATTAAGCAATTTAATTAtcttttcatttgattttatttaattctttaattatAGAATTTCTAAACTATAAACCAACGGATCATATGTATAGCAGAGTTAACTGTATTTTTAGAATGTGAGCAAATATTGGAATTCCGAGTGTATGgttgatttttattttgaaaggggcaaaaaaaaaaacaatttttaagtgtataattaattttaaaataattttgataagtttaattattttaaagtaaaattgattatattttatttaaaatgtgaaagaattgtgaaaagaagaagaagcatcTCTTTGTTGACCTATTTTTCTAAGGTCATCGTAAAAGAAGAAGATAATTTCATGAAGTTTAATTTGTTCACTGATTGTTCAACAAACATTTATGAAGTTCAAAGCATCAAGTTTTGAAAGATTTATATATTGTCATTGTCAAAGTGTTAATCAGTTATCCTAGATTGTCAAGACAATTGTTAAGCAATGAAGTAGGTAATTATATGCTCATTATTATTATGATGATCAAAGATAACCAAAAGAACATATGTTGTTTAACTTCATCGTATATCTTATGAAGGAGTGTATGATAGTGATTTTTTGACATTCTAAAGAAATAGTATTCAATTGTCTATGATTGATCGTAATTtgcttttgttatttttattatcgGTTACTAATTGTTTCGTATACAACAAGTCAAAGCCTAGATGGAAAATTTGGTATGATCATTCCAATCTCCTTTATTCCTCTTGTAATGTATCTCGATTACATGTGCTCAGTATGTTGTTTGTTTGATATTTGTATGTGTGATTGGTAACATAAATCATATGGCATATCATTCATCAGACTTTTTTATCTATGCATAAATATCTCATTCATCTATACATAGTATTTAAAATCATATGCGCACATGAATTTTTAATTGGCGTTAATTTCTTCTTGCATatacattaaaatatatttatcattcaattatttCATGTCTTATTTTTTGCATTCCATAATATTGTTCTCTTATgcattaaagttaatttttcaaacttttttagtctgtgattcgaatcacaaaaCATATGATTCGAATAAAGCTCATCAACCTATATTTGAATTTAGCCACTAGAAGTTTGATTTGATTCACACCCCTTCCTGATTTGAATCAAAGCATGTTTTTAACACCTTTTGAACCACCTGATttgaatcacaattttttttgatTCAGATAATAAATCAAGAATTGGAATTTAATTTTACTCTCATAGGA includes these proteins:
- the LOC131633489 gene encoding agamous-like MADS-box protein MADS4 isoform X1; protein product: MGRGRVELKRIENKINRQVTFAKRRNGLLKKAYELSVLCDAEVALIIFSNRGKLYEFCSSSSMLKTLERYQKCNYGAPEANVSAREALELSSQQEYLKLKARYEALQRSQRNLMGEDLGPLSSKELESLERQLDSSLKQIRSTRTQFMLDQLSDLQRKEHMLSEANRSLRQRQLEGYQLNQLQMNACVEEMGYGRHPGQNQGDGLFQQLECEPTLQIGYQHDPGSVVTAGPSMSNYMAGWLP
- the LOC131633489 gene encoding MADS-box transcription factor 1-like isoform X2 produces the protein MGRGRVELKRIENKINRQVTFAKRRNGLLKKAYELSVLCDAEVALIIFSNRGKLYEFCSSSSMLKTLERYQKCNYGAPEANVSAREALELSSQQEYLKLKARYEALQRSQRNLMGEDLGPLSSKELESLERQLDSSLKQIRSTRTQFMLDQLSDLQRKEHMLSEANRSLRQRLEGYQLNQLQMNACVEEMGYGRHPGQNQGDGLFQQLECEPTLQIGYQHDPGSVVTAGPSMSNYMAGWLP